A single region of the Musa acuminata AAA Group cultivar baxijiao chromosome BXJ1-11, Cavendish_Baxijiao_AAA, whole genome shotgun sequence genome encodes:
- the LOC135597271 gene encoding alpha-1,3-arabinosyltransferase XAT3-like isoform X1, with product MGYNPKLVKRLRQQQSRGLGVGLIVGCLLLSMTYVTVFRTDIDLLSILNSSPPSSPIIAAPTDPPAVANMTWFRQLDDEDGNPPQNGQSAAAPSVKQQHLPSTTERADVVARRRSKPLCDLSEYRTDVCDMEGDIRIVGKGSATVMLVPPNGSSGTSESWEVTPYARKGDRTVTRNVRKVKVKSLQEHEEAPVCSLHHTVPGVLFASAGYCGNIFHDVADVLLPLFITSRGFDGNVQFLVANNQSWWFYKYHHILQKLSSHELINYDHDDRVHCFKHVIVGLRADRDLMVDASRSAQGLSMLNFVKFLRSAYSLERDRPWTAGGPPGRQPRLLFIARGRSRRFVNLDEIVRLAEQVGFEVVMAEPSFMDVGRFAGTVNSCDVMVGVHGAGLTNMVFLPTNAVLIQVVPLAKLDWIAANYYAEPAKGMKLRYLQYEISEEESTLIELYPRDHKVFKDPDSIHKQGWKKMGEVYLRKQNVKLNVNRFRPVLEKALQLLKEKAEHTRE from the exons ATGGGATACAACCCAAAGCTGGTGAAGAGACTTAGACAGCAGCAGTCGCGGGGTTTGGGCGTCGGCCTCATCGTGGGATGCCTTCTGTTGTCGATGACCTACGTTACGGTGTTTAGGACTGACATCGACCTCCTCTCCATCC TGAATTCGTCGCCGCCGTCGTCACCTATCATTGCAGCTCCCACGGATCCACCTGCGGTTGCAAACATGACGTGGTTTCGTCAGCTAG ACGACGAAGATGGCAATCCGCCACAGAATGGCCAATCGGCTGCTGCTCCGTCTGTGAAACAACAACATCTTCCCAGCACCACCGAGAGAGCAG ATGTGGTAGCTCGGAGGCGGAGCAAGCCCCTGTGCGATCTCTCCGAGTACAGAACCGACGTGTGCGACATGGAAGGCGACATCAGGATAGTCGGGAAGGGTTCAGCCACCGTCATGCTCGTTCCGCCCAACGGCAGTAGCGGAACGAGTGAATCGTGGGAGGTCACGCCTTACGCTCGCAAGGGGGATCGCACGGTCACCCGCAACGTCCGCAAAGTGAAGGTGAAGTCGCTGCAGGAGCACGAAGAAGCTCCTGTATGCAGCCTCCATCACACCGTCCCCGGCGTCCTCTTCGCCAGCGCCGGCTACTGCGGCAACATCTTCCACGACGTCGCGGACGTGCTGCTTCCCCTCTTCATCACCTCTCGCGGATTCGACGGCAACGTGCAGTTCCTCGTCGCCAACAACCAGTCCTGGTGGTTCTACAAGTACCACCACATCCTTCAGAAGCTCTCCTCGCACGAGCTCATCAACTACGATCACGACGACAGAGTACACTGCTTCAAACACGTCATCGTCGGTCTGCGCGCTGACAGGGACTTGATGGTCGACGCCTCCAGATCGGCGCAAGGTTTGTCCATGCTGAACTTCGTGAAGTTCCTGAGAAGCGCGTACTCGCTGGAGCGGGATCGGCCGTGGACGGCGGGCGGGCCGCCCGGAAGGCAGCCGCGGCTGTTGTTCATCGCGAGGGGCAGGTCGAGGAGGTTCGTGAACTTGGACGAGATCGTGCGGCTGGCGGAGCAGGTCGGTTTCGAGGTGGTGATGGCGGAGCCAAGCTTCATGGACGTGGGCAGGTTCGCCGGCACCGTGAACTCGTGCGACGTGATGGTGGGCGTGCACGGGGCGGGGCTGACCAACATGGTGTTCCTCCCCACCAACGCCGTGCTGATCCAAGTGGTGCCGCTGGCGAAGCTGGATTGGATAGCGGCGAATTACTACGCGGAGCCTGCCAAGGGGATGAAGCTGCGGTACTTGCAGTACGAGATAAGCGAGGAGGAAAGCACGCTGATCGAGCTGTATCCCAGAGACCACAAGGTGTTCAAGGATCCGGACTCGATTCACAAGCAAGGGTGGAAGAAGATGGGGGAGGTGTACCTGCGGAAGCAGAACGTGAAGCTTAATGTGAACCGATTCCGACCGGTCCTGGAGAAGGCGCTGCA
- the LOC135597271 gene encoding alpha-1,3-arabinosyltransferase XAT3-like isoform X2, translated as MGYNPKLVKRLRQQQSRGLGVGLIVGCLLLSMTYVTVFRTDIDLLSILNSSPPSSPIIAAPTDPPAVANMTWFRQLDDEDGNPPQNGQSAAAPSVKQQHLPSTTERAARRRSKPLCDLSEYRTDVCDMEGDIRIVGKGSATVMLVPPNGSSGTSESWEVTPYARKGDRTVTRNVRKVKVKSLQEHEEAPVCSLHHTVPGVLFASAGYCGNIFHDVADVLLPLFITSRGFDGNVQFLVANNQSWWFYKYHHILQKLSSHELINYDHDDRVHCFKHVIVGLRADRDLMVDASRSAQGLSMLNFVKFLRSAYSLERDRPWTAGGPPGRQPRLLFIARGRSRRFVNLDEIVRLAEQVGFEVVMAEPSFMDVGRFAGTVNSCDVMVGVHGAGLTNMVFLPTNAVLIQVVPLAKLDWIAANYYAEPAKGMKLRYLQYEISEEESTLIELYPRDHKVFKDPDSIHKQGWKKMGEVYLRKQNVKLNVNRFRPVLEKALQLLKEKAEHTRE; from the exons ATGGGATACAACCCAAAGCTGGTGAAGAGACTTAGACAGCAGCAGTCGCGGGGTTTGGGCGTCGGCCTCATCGTGGGATGCCTTCTGTTGTCGATGACCTACGTTACGGTGTTTAGGACTGACATCGACCTCCTCTCCATCC TGAATTCGTCGCCGCCGTCGTCACCTATCATTGCAGCTCCCACGGATCCACCTGCGGTTGCAAACATGACGTGGTTTCGTCAGCTAG ACGACGAAGATGGCAATCCGCCACAGAATGGCCAATCGGCTGCTGCTCCGTCTGTGAAACAACAACATCTTCCCAGCACCACCGAGAGAGCAG CTCGGAGGCGGAGCAAGCCCCTGTGCGATCTCTCCGAGTACAGAACCGACGTGTGCGACATGGAAGGCGACATCAGGATAGTCGGGAAGGGTTCAGCCACCGTCATGCTCGTTCCGCCCAACGGCAGTAGCGGAACGAGTGAATCGTGGGAGGTCACGCCTTACGCTCGCAAGGGGGATCGCACGGTCACCCGCAACGTCCGCAAAGTGAAGGTGAAGTCGCTGCAGGAGCACGAAGAAGCTCCTGTATGCAGCCTCCATCACACCGTCCCCGGCGTCCTCTTCGCCAGCGCCGGCTACTGCGGCAACATCTTCCACGACGTCGCGGACGTGCTGCTTCCCCTCTTCATCACCTCTCGCGGATTCGACGGCAACGTGCAGTTCCTCGTCGCCAACAACCAGTCCTGGTGGTTCTACAAGTACCACCACATCCTTCAGAAGCTCTCCTCGCACGAGCTCATCAACTACGATCACGACGACAGAGTACACTGCTTCAAACACGTCATCGTCGGTCTGCGCGCTGACAGGGACTTGATGGTCGACGCCTCCAGATCGGCGCAAGGTTTGTCCATGCTGAACTTCGTGAAGTTCCTGAGAAGCGCGTACTCGCTGGAGCGGGATCGGCCGTGGACGGCGGGCGGGCCGCCCGGAAGGCAGCCGCGGCTGTTGTTCATCGCGAGGGGCAGGTCGAGGAGGTTCGTGAACTTGGACGAGATCGTGCGGCTGGCGGAGCAGGTCGGTTTCGAGGTGGTGATGGCGGAGCCAAGCTTCATGGACGTGGGCAGGTTCGCCGGCACCGTGAACTCGTGCGACGTGATGGTGGGCGTGCACGGGGCGGGGCTGACCAACATGGTGTTCCTCCCCACCAACGCCGTGCTGATCCAAGTGGTGCCGCTGGCGAAGCTGGATTGGATAGCGGCGAATTACTACGCGGAGCCTGCCAAGGGGATGAAGCTGCGGTACTTGCAGTACGAGATAAGCGAGGAGGAAAGCACGCTGATCGAGCTGTATCCCAGAGACCACAAGGTGTTCAAGGATCCGGACTCGATTCACAAGCAAGGGTGGAAGAAGATGGGGGAGGTGTACCTGCGGAAGCAGAACGTGAAGCTTAATGTGAACCGATTCCGACCGGTCCTGGAGAAGGCGCTGCA